From Zingiber officinale cultivar Zhangliang chromosome 5B, Zo_v1.1, whole genome shotgun sequence, the proteins below share one genomic window:
- the LOC121986626 gene encoding proline-rich receptor-like protein kinase PERK2, with amino-acid sequence MPRCGIGHPRKRTLESLAIESPERSVGIETVSQGQTPHGTVGLSGSRIPSVLSPELPTPTVSIVPPAAPSTTYSAPPPPIPATMYTTPPPLVPSTAYPAPATPVTPVPTTYSALAPVVPVAPCPIPPPMVPPTALAHIDPAMPPAGPARTYAAAPGVPPPAYPTMPLVVPVQWFH; translated from the coding sequence ATGCCGAGATGTGGTATAGGACACCCACGTAAGAGGACGTTGGAATCTTTGGCGATAGAGTCGCCAGAGAGGTCTGTTGGGATTGAGACTGTCAgtcaggggcagactcctcaTGGTACTGTGGGCTTGTCGGGCTCTCGGATCCCATCGGTTCTTTCTCCGGAGTTACCCACACCTACAGTGTCCATTGTACCACCAGCAGCACCATCTACAACATACTCGGCCCCTCCACCACCAATTCCTGCAACTATGTACACGACACCACCACCACTTGTGCCTTCTACGGCGTATCCGGCACCAGCAACACCAGTTACACCTGTGCCTACTACATACTCGGCACTCGCACCAGTAGTACCAGTTGCTCCTTGTCCGATACCACCACCTATGGTACCTCCAACCGCTCTTGCACATATTGACCCTGCAATGCCACCAGCGGGACCTGCCCGGACTTATGCAGCAGCACCAGGGGTACCTCCCCCGGCCTATCCAACGATGCCACTAGTAGTACCAGTCCAATGGTTCCACTAG